One part of the Cupriavidus oxalaticus genome encodes these proteins:
- a CDS encoding DUF3800 domain-containing protein, which yields MATLLEYLDTIQAHREFLSFKLIAFERARTRRSIEEVVAKLHEHMLSQGLRHEVENRRVALPRDVRVTLDEEQSLDGIALAEMKNTLAAHFQRDFPEQATISEIATISSRKSPLVQLADLIAGAANRRLNPQPERNHKDEMADAVLERLGLVMRQDEIPGLDAAAMFVL from the coding sequence ATGGCCACGCTTCTCGAATACCTCGACACCATCCAGGCCCACCGAGAATTCCTAAGCTTCAAACTCATCGCCTTTGAGCGAGCCCGCACGAGACGAAGCATCGAAGAAGTGGTCGCGAAATTGCACGAGCACATGCTGTCGCAGGGTCTCCGACATGAAGTTGAGAATCGACGCGTTGCCCTACCACGCGATGTGCGCGTGACGCTTGATGAGGAACAGTCGCTGGACGGCATTGCGCTGGCGGAAATGAAGAATACCCTCGCCGCACACTTCCAGCGCGACTTCCCGGAGCAAGCAACCATCTCCGAGATCGCCACCATCTCGTCGCGCAAGAGTCCGCTGGTGCAGTTGGCCGATTTGATCGCCGGCGCGGCTAATCGTCGGCTCAATCCGCAGCCGGAGCGGAACCATAAGGACGAGATGGCGGATGCAGTGCTAGAACGCCTCGGCCTGGTGATGCGACAGGACGAGATTCCTGGCCTCGATGCTGCTGCTATGTTCGTCCTCTAG